TGTGGAAGACTATTCTGAATTTGATCAGCTCTTTTAAGCGGTCAACGACGAAGAATTCTCCATCATCATCGTAATAGGCCAGATCACCGGTGCGGAACCATCCTGATggtgtaaaatttattttacaacaAATAACGACAATGTCTCTCCAAAAACATAATGAAGACGAATAAAATCTGGAACGAAGTAGTAAACTGAGATAAGTGGATTTATCTCTCACTCGAGTTTTTTAGGAATATCTCTggatctaagggagatagattcttacatttttatgaatatctaaGAATCgcagcaaaatttttataattatctttACTATAGACCTCAATTAgctgtataaaaaaaatatggtaatgaaaatttttctacctGTCTTACACTCTGAGATATTCATGAAGAACTGGGCACTAGTCAAAGATGACTTATCTCTTTTTATCACTTCGCTACTCAAACGTAAGTAATCTTAGAACCCTCCAAGCTTCAGCAAAGATTGGCTAATCCTCCAATTATACAATGCTATTTCAAAGTCGAACTTCAAACACAATTCACCAAAATCGATTAGATCCTGAAGATCAAACACCAATCAAACTTGAACATTTCAAGCTTCAAAATCGCGTTccgaaatttaaaaattcgaaGTAATTTATTGTATTACTACTTGATTAGTACAAGTGATTGCAACGAATAAACTATGCAGATAAACGAATTAAATGGTAACTAGACCTTCATCATCAAAAGCTGATTTGGTGGCCTCTGGATTATTGAGATATTCAATCATTCTATATGGATATTTGGCATATAATTCTCCTTCTTGATTAGGTCCCAATATTTCACCAGTATTTACGTCGATGATTTTCAACTGAAGATTATGCAGAACTCGCCCACATGATCCTGGCTTACGCGTCCACTCAGGTCGCAACGTTAATCCATAAAGTTCGGTACAACCTAGGAAAAAATGTAAACGTTGAATCGATGATTGCGCGAAATACTGAGTGCAAATTATTTACCGTATCCATGTTTGACCtggatatttttgaaaaattccacagCAAATTCATCGGCTCCTGGCGGCAGTGTGCTTCCTCCCAACATTATATATTCCAAAGACGATAAATCGTAGGTCTttcgattttgatttttccatattcGAATGATGTAAGCTGTATTGAGACATGTAACGCGCTTCACCtaacaatttaatgaattccTGATAAGGACAATCTTTACAATTCATTGAAGAATTTCATACTAAACTCGAGAATTTGGACTGTTTTTTTGGAAGTTTGgtaacaaataaatttctcgagaaataaACTGTAAATCGAACTCCTAGAAGGAATCGAATACTATATTTTAATTACTACggtttgaaaataaaagtgtGAATGAAAACTtgcaaaatcaaaatttctatGGTGAAAAGTAAACACTAAATTTTAGATCATAAAACTTCATTTAAAATAgatcgaattctgaagacgcTTAGGTCGTGGCCAATAAGAACTGTCTTGTGACCAATTCCATTTAAAATAACAGtaacaattaataaatcataGTGTCATATTTTCCCACAGCTACCGTACTTTGATAAGATACACAAaccttatatttttcaataagttCCATAATAATGTCCTCATTAGGTCCTGGATGTATCAACAACGTGGAACATGATTCGATCGATACCACTGCGGTCATAAGACCGGTCGCCCAACTGATTCCAGCAGGAGCCAGAATAATCTCCGGAGTCTCAGACATTTTCAAGAACTTAGACATTAACCAACCGTATGGGATAACAGCGCATTTTGGATATCCAGTTGTGCCAGAAGTAGGCAGTAGCAATGCCGGTTCTTTCAAATCCTGCAAATCCTCACATTTAAATTTCAGTAGTTCATCAGACTCCTGGGTCTCTATGATGTGGCTCAGACACTCAAAGCCAAGAGCATCATTGAGACAGACAATGGTTATGCATCCTCCAGTTTCGTCCATCACTTCTTTTATTTGTTTACACTTGCGTTCAtcagaaaatataattttcggtTTCGCAGAGCTTAAGAAGTATCTTATCATATCTGTAAATTGAACAAAATGTTTTACGAAAATTTGTACAGCAATTGAAGTATTATATTCATACGTTGCTTGCAATGTTAGGAAAGTTGGACAATAATTCTAAATTGCAGCGTTGAACAAATATGAATTTCCTTTAACATCAAAggtgatgaaaattaaaataattgttgcgcagatttcaaaattattcaattattctcattattGTGTGAACTTAAACATAAGAATTCTGCCGAATCCTCCagaatttcactgatttttcaatagtgCAATGTCTGAAAATTTACATGAATGAGAGTTACTAGAATATCAGATTATGATTTGGTGTAGATTACATTCAGTAAAGTATCGTTTACGTTTCCCTTTCTATGTATGCAGGCTCTTTTTTGTTCTATAATACCCAGAAGCCCACATTGCGAAATGcctagaaaatatatttcagcTACTGCTGTCTAATAGACAGTGTCTACTTAATATTAGAAATCGTAGTAGAATCGTAGTAGAAGTATAAATACAGACAGAAGACAGTTTAAAATCTATGAAGACAAATGCTTCCAACAATACTACTACGTAGCATAGCAAAATCACCATTGAATAAGCGCGAATTTCTTTTTGAGCCGggcaattttttgaaataatctatgtgaaattttaaaaatagtatTGTGTAAACggtgaagaatttaatttcgcTATGGTAATAAATAGGAAAGGAGTCGAGTATTTCAAAACTTTATTGATGTTCTGGTACTTATTTGGCTTATTCATAGAAGATTTTGAAAAAGATTCCATAGAAGGTAAAAACTTAAAATTTACTGTGGTaaaggaaaattaaataaaaatcacacaATAAAATAGGGAGGAGACTACTTTAGGACGTTTTTAAATCTAACTATGGTCCGCCACTGCAATGTTGACATAGCATTTTTGTCTTTAcatttctttctttcattcggaaattataaatatttaatattccatAATGTCTCACCATTAGTCAGATTCACGTCCCACCAAGGATTAGGAAGGGCTCCAACAAGAAGAGATGCAATGACAGGTACAACTGCATTCAAATTGTTGTAACTACAAATACTGATAATATCACCAGGTTGTACATTTTGTTTCTTCAACCACACAGCACAACTCGTTATTTTATCTGCGGTATCGCCATAGAGCTCTTTATGGCCAGTCACAGCATCGATCTGAACGCATTGAACAAATGATTCATTATTCTTCGCAGAATGTCCTTGAGATCGCACTAAAATCTTTGAATAACATTAAAAAGGCAAAAAGACACTCACTTGGCTCACGCGAAATGGATATTTATTGAGACGTTCCAATAATATAGTCCTGAATCGTGGCCAGTCCGGCATTGGAGGCCGCTCAACTCCTTTCCAAATGCCATTTTCAAAAGTTGGCCCTTCCTGACaaataatttgtttgaaatttgATGAGTTGAGAGTAAAAAGATGTAAATGAACACTGAGTGACAAATATAATTTGACcacttaaatatttttctaacacGAATTTCAAGCGGATTTTTGAATTGTCCAAAACAAATATGGCTGGCAATATTATATGTTGCTCTCAGTGAAGGAATTTCCTAAGGAATGTTCCAAAACATTGGAATGTTAAATAAACACGACTTAATAAAATATGATATGAGGTAGATTAACAACGGAATTTACCAACATAACAGTTGTATAGTTATTACGTATTGATTACACAGATGAACTGAATGCTTCAAATGTCAGTATTAAAAATAACTAAATTAAACGTCGATATAAACGTCTCGAATTAGAACATTGAATTATGTCAGGAAGTCAAATATCTTCTTTAGTCGTGGTCTCGATGGTAATAAACTTAGAACTTCCTTTTGAACGAATGCTTCGGCGAAAGTTCTATTTAAGTAAGCAAATATCCATAAATGAACACATTgaagtttaaatttttaatttaatatttaattcatttgTGCACTGgtcaatttttcataagaGAACATGCGAGTGAAAATGCAAATTCGAACAAAAGTTTATTGctgtataaattttatgactGGCGCGAGTGTTGGAAACTGCGGGATTTTGGAACACCGTAAAATGTGAACTGAGTTGTCGGAGGCTTCTTAAAAATCACGTAAATTATTTTGCATCACTTTGTGCAATAAACGATGAATTATACCCACTAGTGGGTGCGGTTCACCTTTTACGCACGTCATAATGTAATTTTTGGATGAAACACGAACGGTAAAGCTTTTCTGATTCGTACGATTCGTTTTTCAATCTTCACAGTcgtcagaaaatttttaccaCATTTGCTATACCATTATAGTTTTCtaggaaagaaaaatatttttttcctaatttttcttatttttaataGTAAAGAAGTCTCACCAGTTCCTCCATTGCGATATTTGCTTGCAAACGACGTAAAGTACTACTGCAGATTCAATGTAATGACGATCGACAACTCGTTCCCTTCGGTTATATTTAGACTAAAATGTGATGAATCATCTTGTACATTGAACTTCAGCAATCACTAGATAAACACTTAGCTCGATGCGCGTTGTAACTATGTCACTGCAACTGGTTTCATTAGCACAAGCGTAAATAGTGCGCCAATCTATTGCTCGACGCTGGTTAACTCGTgtactttttcatttattcgaaAACACCTTTCTATCTGCATTCTTCACGATCAACATGCAGATATCGACAAGCTAAggagaaacgaagctattatTGGCACGAGACCTGACTGACTTTACTCCCCTTCCACCTTTTCTTGTTTATTACAACTTATTTTACGCAGTTGTTCAGGGTTTAGAGATGACAGTTAATTGTAATCCGTTCGGGGCTGCGTCAACCAGTCACTTAAGACAATTTCTTTCGCAAATTTTGAGTTCGCtgaccatttttttattgagttagAATTCACACATATCTCACAGTGAACTCTTCAGTGGATTGATAACTCCTTTCGTTCCTTGACCAAGATTCACACtatcattttcaaaaatttttaatgaacatgtcaattttatatttataattttgaaatactTTGAATTATGACATTTTTCTGGAAGTTCCATTAATTAGCTAGATTTATGCCCTCATGTCCCATCTTAGTGTACATATTTTTCGATAATATATTCCACTTAATTATATTCACAGCTTTTAATGTTATTTTGACCGTCACTGACGTATCACTGGATTCTTCCTTGACCGACTATGCAACACAAATATTACGTTGAGACTCACAAAATCTCCTGATAATGTGCTTTTTTACATATATTATCTCGTCTCCCTTCTCCTCCCCTGGTTATTTATAAAGTCTTTGAAATACGACTAATCATAATACTAATCTTGAGCGCGATGACAGCTTGAGCAGTAATTTTATTACTCCACTCTTATTCGAATTTTCGAGCCAATCTGGCTGAAAAGggtatttcattgaaattcaaaatattctaCTAGAAAACGTAACTAAAAatagatgataaaaaaatatcaagtaaACTGTAAAAATACCCTGAATAACATATTTAAATCTTTAATGGAAGTAATAATTAGTGGGTACGATTTGATTTGTTTTGTCCATTTTACTTGATTCgagaatattttgtttaatATATGGTGACAATTGTCATAATATCTCCGAGCCATACAACTTTTAATATCGAAGGGTGTTTTTCAGGATAATCAAGCCAGtggatttaaatttaaaactcTCGACGGTTACCGAGCCAACAAAGTACACACACCCGATATGCTAATGAAACAATATGAACTCTCTTACTGGTTTCAATAAAGAATGAAGTGCCATGGGGTATAGAAATATTCCCATAAACTTCAATTCCACGTaggagggagaaaaaataccGCGAATAAGGAGCAGAATTCATGATCCATTCATTCATAAACGCAAGTTTTTCGAAGAAGAAgcagggaaaatattttctatttattctcCATTATTTACTCTTTTTAACGCTGAGATGAGTCGCTGcagaatttttgaataaaaacaaatcatttccatttctctgtaaattatttaaattattcaatttaatttatgattgAGAAATAAGATTGATTCTGCCCATCATCATGTTGAAGAAGATAACTAATATCAGCGAGGAAATTTGATATAATCCAAAACTAGATGAAACCcctcgaaatattttatacaacaaaaatattaaaaatatttcgtgtCCGGAAACTCAATAAATACAGGgaatatttaatgatttttagaCTCAATGAACTATTCAGCATACGATGGCATCGATGGATTTTCATCCCTCGTATGTACGCCCATGGGGGTGGTACGTGGGCGGTGCAACGTTCGAGCTTGCAATTAAGAGTAACGCGAGAACTCGAGGGCAATGAGATAAGGGTTAGACTTCCGAAGAAGTATATACCATatcaaaatgaagaaaatgagGGAGAGTTGAATGTGGGGGGTTGTGCAAAGGGGTGACCCATAAGAAAAATCGACGTCCGAGCGAAGCGACACATTGCGTGCTGTTCGCTCTAATCTCGAAGAAAGTTTATGCCGCTGCAACCCTATAACCAACCCTTCACGACACTGAACTATTAATAGTCGAGGTGGCTATAAACGAGCGCTTTTCGTATCGACTCttcacggaaagaaatttaaagGAAAAACTGATATGTTATCATTGCAGTAGCGGACCATAGTTGGATTTCAAGACCTCCTAAAACTGTCTCctcccaatttttttgttttctgttTACCACACTAAATTTCTAGGAGatctttttcaaaattttctatgaataaCCCAAATAAGTACCAGaacatcaataaaattttgaaatactcGATGCGCTTTACTACTTATTATCATAGCAAAGTTAAATTCTTCATCTTGTAGAAGATACTATTTTTCTGATTGTCCATagctaattttaaaaaatcgctcTGCTCAGAAATGAATTCATCGGTTTTAAACTGGCCTCTGTCTGTGTTCATACTGCCAACCAAAATGGAAAGTACGATGTTGAGTCgtaaaaaaacaatagaattttcccaaatttaaaCTGTAacacttttgaattttacaatGTTGCGTATGAAACCTGTGGAATTCCataggaattttttctctgaaaaaaGTCATTGTTAATCAGCGGTTTATGTATTACATTATTTCTGAAGGttattacatatttttcataCTGTAATAATTTCTAAAGTATTTATCTATTATGTATTGTGTGTGGCATACACAACTATTGTTACatataaatgaaattaaatatgcAAAGTATTGACAAGACGAACCGATCGTTTGAACCGTAAGGAATAAAGGTCAGATTCTCGGTGGGTGGTTCGCGTGTTTTCGATAGAGTCGACAAAACAATCAGCTTCGTGTAGCACGTAAGGGTGTGATGAGGGACGTCAGAGGAAGTACGAGACTAGGAGAGGGTTTGAAGAAGCGTAAATGACCGCGTGGTTGAAGCCCTCTCCCGCCTCCgaaaaatgagtaaaaaataatggcaAAAAGATGAGTTGGAGAGAGAAAAGAAAGTAATGGGAACTGTGCTACCTTCGACCGAAAGATATTGTGAGGTCCGTTTAGGCTGGAACACGAAAACTCCCTGAGTGTACATCCATCATTGTTCCACACTGCTGAAGGCTGATAGGTACGCCATTATCTTTGAACTCATTACGATCCCCTATTGATAAAGCAACGATTAGATCGGTGGGAGGTACTCATTCTTCAGTTCATGgagttttatttaaaattgtaaCATTTATTGGGAGAGTTGGGTGATGAAACTCATAAATTTACTGATAAATTTTGCATAATTTCAGTACAAACGTCGACGAaatccagaaaaataatttatttatgtacaATACATCGTTGATTCACATCAAATCATTTGTtcttaattgaagaaaaaatattttacgtcttattgtaataaattcatgattttGATTAGGATAAAGTACAGGAATTATAAATGAAACagcgaaaaaacaaattatttaacaattaagaATTATTTCTGTTATCGAAGTGGTTAATTTTGCTAGAATTCCAAGGTATATGTCGAAATAATAATGCAATAACGAAATGGGTGTAAAGACCTAAACTGCATATCTTTGTTCCATGAAAAAGGTTCATATTAATATTCggaaattccaaaattataATGAGATTCTGTGCCTTTGTTTCGGCTGGGCTGATGAGGCAATAATTGAACTGATTGTACGGATTTCCCCTGAAAAACATACAATCTCATTATTTCAAATCTTTataaatcaatcaatgaaGACTATTGATCATGAGAGTTCCCAGAaagtggaaaataattatcctcCATATGATTAAAATCGGTAATTTGCCTAGAAAAAAATGgctggcaaaaaaaattatcggacgGAGTACAATGGCTCCGTATAATCCCCGGTGCTCTTCATGCCGAAGCacgtgagagagaaagagaaagagagatgagGTAGTGGTATTGGAGTAGAGGGTGATAAAATCTCAATTTATAAGTGTCCCAGCGTCGGCCGCAATATCGAAGACCGAAGGCTAGATAGGCCATTCTTACTGTGTATGCGCGTGGGGGTGGGTGATGAGAGGGGGTTGCGGTGAGGAgtgagagaggggggggggagagaaaaCCGTGTGTATGGTATCAGCTCGCGGGGTATACGATGATATTACTCGGTAGCACGCGAGCTGCTTAGCATGCAAATGCATGAAAGCAATAAACTACTCAATACATCGCTGGGAATTTGCTCTCCACCATCCAATCGATTTCTCGGAGATGGGGGTGGGGTGAAAAGAAAAGGGGTGCCTTGGAGGTTTATACGACGGTTAACTCCCAATTTCAACTGTTCCAAGCCATTATACCGTATTGTATTTATGTGCTCGCAGTAACGTAAATCGTCTATTTACCTGTCAAACAAATTTCCAATCGATCAATCGTTAGGTCTACTTTAGCCGTTGGTGACGTGAATTTTTAGGGGTGGCGAATTCAACGATTGCGTGGAGAgaaatttatgagaaaaattccATATGCAGATGAAAAGTTTAATGAAaactaaacaaaaaaattgataattttggcGGAGTGCCATTCGctgcaaaattaattaatcaacttcTTCGGTAGATTATAGTCCCAAACCTGAGAATCTctcttaaaaattgaataatatggTTATCTCAATTTTCCATAGGTCAAGTAACTTTTATGCTACATTCTCAATGGAAAAACTATATGTTTAtccaaattttattcaacttgACACTTGTTTATGGAATTATTGTACTTCAGTTTACAACAAAATGAATACATGTATTTTCAAAACAAAGAcagaatttcttttttgtGGTTTTTTCGCTCGATGATCCAActgatattgactaaatccaACAGATtctattcatatatttttatttgattcctCATGAAAACCATTAGGCACCACAAAAGTGCCGGTCACGTTGGgcggtattttttttgtttctcttaCTTTAAACGCCAGTTGCCTCCAACCGGATGGCCATCATTAAATTGTTAGATCTGCATTAGCGCTACCTTTACAAAACTATTCTTACAATCTACAACATCGATCTTCGGTAACGCGTCTATAATTGATACTCAATCGACTGCCATTTGGCCTCGGAAGCTTTTTTACCCGTCTTTCAGACATGTCTTTTCTTTCTTCGTAATTACAGACGACCGGAAACTTCATCTGAAAGTAGAAATTATTGTTCTTTCCCTATATACGCATTAACTCCAAATGAAGACCGAAgttggatgaaaattatttaaaaaatcagagcAAATTTTTCAGGAACATTCCCTAGCAAAGTGGGAAgacgagataagtcacttcttactattgaccagttttcaatgaatatctcgacATCAGggggagatagcaaaattttcattataaccTTCTTTGTGGAGCGAGTTCAGAGCTACGACAAAGGTCATGACAAAAAGTCCGCTAAATCTCTTAGATTCGAAGATATCGATCAAAAACTCCACTCAGAGATGAGTCAACTCATCTTGTTTTacgagttgaaaaaattagaaaaattcattaaaaaaatattcgaagaaATATCAATACTTTGCCAATTTTAagatatttcatttcattggaagatggaaaaatgaacgactgtgaagtgaaaaaaggcagaaatcatatttttctcaGACAGTTACCTGAGTTGTTCGTCAAATTTTCTCCCAAACCCCACATGGGTGGAGAATTATTCTCCGCACATGTggggaatttttcttcaattttttctgccTTCGAAGGAGAGCAATCTCAGACCTCCTGTTGCAGTCAGATCAGTCCCTTTGGGGGGACAATACCTAAAGAGGGCACACCGCTGCGTTGAAAAATTGCAGCCGCAGGGAGAGGAACAAAACGAATAATTTCTCTCAGCAATTTCGATTCGAACTGTTGAGTGGTGAtcgatttttcttcttttttagaCACCGAACATTCTACTTTAATGACTGCATTATGACGATTGCGGTGTCAATCTTCATTTGGGTTGGTGggtgagagagatggaaatggagagaaagagaaatacaATGAATGATAAAGGAGAAAAGGGAAAAAGAGGGAAGATATGAGGAATATCCGAGCCGAATTCACGTCGCTCTCGGCATAACGACTTCGAGCCTGCTAATTAATTATCCGTCCAGTCCCCATCCTTTCCACTACCCTTTCCCcttcccccacccccaccctctCCACAGCACTTCATATCTCCTATCCACTCgtatatacattttttattttcctttatttGAGAACTCTTCTGGGCTCTCCCCGACCTATGAATCCGAAATTAAAGTGTaggtggattttttattccaattgtttttcagattttccttttttggtaattttgtAATGTTGCATCAAGGCCACTCGACTTGGCTTTGTTTCATTGCGTGGGGGTGCAATAAGTATACGATGgggataaaagaaaaatcatgaatgatAATCTTTCAACTAGTGGGCAACCATTGGCGTAATGTGGGTAAAGTCAAGGAAATAAAAGGTCAAggtttcttcagttgatgGAATTAACATAAGAAACATATAGTTGTTGGGGGTATAGTGAGGGCGCTACGTTAATTGACTGGGGGTAgttttcactaaaaattattgcggttatgttcacacgaaaattaACTATGTCGAATAGTTAATTAGGGAGTTATATGTTATTGGCAGGCATTTTGAAAGACTTTCATGTGggagaaaattgtgaaaaaaacttAGATTTAGTTAATCACTTTGATTAAATTCCACGT
This genomic interval from Diachasmimorpha longicaudata isolate KC_UGA_2023 chromosome 4, iyDiaLong2, whole genome shotgun sequence contains the following:
- the LOC135161977 gene encoding luciferin 4-monooxygenase-like isoform X2; this encodes MEELEGPTFENGIWKGVERPPMPDWPRFRTILLERLNKYPFRVSQIDAVTGHKELYGDTADKITSCAVWLKKQNVQPGDIISICSYNNLNAVVPVIASLLVGALPNPWWDVNLTNDMIRYFLSSAKPKIIFSDERKCKQIKEVMDETGGCITIVCLNDALGFECLSHIIETQESDELLKFKCEDLQDLKEPALLLPTSGTTGYPKCAVIPYGWLMSKFLKMSETPEIILAPAGISWATGLMTAVVSIESCSTLLIHPGPNEDIIMELIEKYKVKRVTCLNTAYIIRIWKNQNRKTYDLSSLEYIMLGGSTLPPGADEFAVEFFKNIQVKHGYGCTELYGLTLRPEWTRKPGSCGRVLHNLQLKIIDVNTGEILGPNQEGELYAKYPYRMIEYLNNPEATKSAFDDEGWFRTGDLAYYDDDGEFFVVDRLKELIKFRIVFHIAPIVIEKVILSNPGVLEAAVIARPHLEDTEQPMAFISLHSAAKEY
- the LOC135161977 gene encoding uncharacterized protein LOC135161977 isoform X1, whose translation is MEELEGPTFENGIWKGVERPPMPDWPRFRTILLERLNKYPFRVSQIDAVTGHKELYGDTADKITSCAVWLKKQNVQPGDIISICSYNNLNAVVPVIASLLVGALPNPWWDVNLTNDMIRYFLSSAKPKIIFSDERKCKQIKEVMDETGGCITIVCLNDALGFECLSHIIETQESDELLKFKCEDLQDLKEPALLLPTSGTTGYPKCAVIPYGWLMSKFLKMSETPEIILAPAGISWATGLMTAVVSIESCSTLLIHPGPNEDIIMELIEKYKVKRVTCLNTAYIIRIWKNQNRKTYDLSSLEYIMLGGSTLPPGADEFAVEFFKNIQVKHGYGCTELYGLTLRPEWTRKPGSCGRVLHNLQLKIIDVNTGEILGPNQEGELYAKYPYRMIEYLNNPEATKSAFDDEGWFRTGDLAYYDDDGEFFVVDRLKELIKFRIVFHIAPIVIEKVILSNPGVLEAAVIARPHLEDTEQPMAFISLHSAAKVTKQDIIDLVAKTLPDHMQLRGGVVILDKLPYTNSGKIAKLELKRMMKSLIESDK